The region GCCCCTGTCCGAAGTTGCCTTCGGGCAGGGCATGCAATGTGGCTCCTGTCTCGCAAAGCCGCCGCGTCATGACGGGATCGCCGCGGCCACGCTCTATACCGAGCCGTCGCGCAAGCTCGTGCTCTCGCTCAAGCATGGCAGGCGCATTGCCCTTGCGCCGGTGATGGCACGGCTTATCGCTGCCGGCCTTGACCGGGTCGGGCCGGACTGGATCGTGGTGCCCGTGCCGCTCCACCGCTGGCGATTGTGGCAGCGTGGCTTCAACCAGGCAGCCGAGATCGGGCGGGCGCTCGCGCGGCTTCGCGGTGCGCAACTGATGGTCGCGGGTCTTGAGCGGCGCAAGGCGACCCCCTCGCTCGGCGGCCTCGGCAAGAAGGCGCGCAAGCGGGCGCTGGTAGGCGCGATATCGGTGCCCGACCGGATGAAGCCGAGGATCAAGGGCGCGCGGGTCGTGCTGGTGGACGACGTGCTGACCTCGGGCGCGACGAGCAATGCTTGTGTCTCGGCTCTCAAGCGGGCCGGTGCCAGTGAAGTCGTGATCGCCTGCTTCGCGCGGGTCATCGACTGAGAGGCGAGCAGAACCGCACTGCCATCAATCTGCAATAGTTTGCAGCCAAGACGCGCGCGTACCGATGCGTATCGCGGATACGAAAACGCCCGGAGCGATGAAACTCCGGGCGTCCTCGTGACGAAACTGTTGGACCCTGTAACCAGTTCGGCAACCCCCTGAAGCTGCCTGGCCCTATCCCTCATCGCGCTTGTCCGTCGAGACGGTCGGCACGGTATTCTCCCTGAACCGTGGCGCTTGTGTGTCAGCGACCTGTGGTCAGAAGCAGCCCCCCAGCTGCGCATCCTTCATCGGCCGGAACAGCCGCGATGAAAAGAGCCATTGCATCGGCTTGTGGATTTTGGTTACCGGCTGTTGTCTTGTTGCAACAATCGAATCCCGTGATCGAGAATTGAGGAAAGTTCCGCAAATGACCGAGGTTTCAAAGGCCGAACGCGAGCTGGGAAGTGCCTTCTTGCCACGTTTCGATGCCGCGGGGCTGGTCATCGCCATCGCCGTCGACGCTGCCACGAAAGACATCCTGATGGTCGCCTTCATGGACCGCGAGGCGCTCGACAAGACGCTCGAGACGGGACTGGCCCATTTCCATTCGCGCTCGCGGGGCAAGCTGTGGCTCAAGGGGGAGACCTCGGGACACTTCCTGCGGGTGCAGGAAATGCGCGTCGATTGCGATCAGGACGCACTCCAGCTGACCGTCATTCCCGAGGGGCCGGCTTGCCACACTGGCGCGCGCAGCTGCTTCTATCGCCGCCTCGACGGCGACACGCTCGTTCGCATCGAAGAGTAAATTCTTAGGTCCGGGAGAAGAGGGCTTCTTCCAGGAAAGCCGTCATTGCGTTCCAGGACTGGCGGTCGGCGCTGGCATCGTAGGTCACGGCGGTGAGGTCGCGTTCGTCGCTTGCCGGATCGGTGAAGCCGTGGCGGACACCCGAATAGGCGTGGAAATGCCAGTCGGCGCCGGCCGCGTCCATTTCCTCCCAGAAGGCCATGACTTGCGCGCGCGGGACCATGGGGTCGGCATCGCCATGGCATACCAGGAGGCGCGCCGCGACCTTGCCCGGTTCGGCACGTGCGCCGGTGGAAAGCAGCCCGTGGAAGCTGACGGCGGCGCGCAAGGGCTGGCCGTCGCGCGCGGCTTCGAGTGCGGCCTGTCCGCCCATGCAATAGCCGATCGCGCCCAGCGGCAGGCCGGCACATTCGGGCAGGGCGCGCAGGGCCTCGATCGCAGCGCCGATGCGCCCGCGATAGTGAGCGGTATTCTCGCGCAGCGTCGCGGCCAGAGCCTGTGCGGCAGTGAAATCGCGCACAGACTCACCATAGAAATCGGCGATCAGCACGATGTACCCGAGGTCGGCGAGCATCTTTGCCCGGCGTTCCATCGCCGCATTGACGTTGACGATGGTGGGGTAGAGCACGATTGCGGCGCGCGCAGCACCGACCGGGCGGACGAGCCACCCGGTCAGCTGCGCTTTACTGTCGCCACCCGCGTTGCTGTAACCGAGCGGTTCGAGCGCGCTCATTCGGGCAGGAAGTCGGGGACCGAGAGGTAACGCTCGCCGGTGTCGTAGTTGAAGCCGAGGACGCGGCTTCCGGCAGGCATGTCCTTGAGCTTCTCGGCGATGGCCGCCAGCGTCGCGCCGGAGCTGATGCCGACGAGCATGCCTTCCTTCGTCGCGCTCAGACGCGCCATTTCCTTGGCCGCGGCGGCATCGACCTTGATCGCGCCGTCAATCGACTTGGTATGCAGGTTGGAAGGAATGAAGCCTGCGCCGATGCCCTGGATCGGGTGCGGGCCGGGCTGGCCGCCCGAGATGACCGGCGAGAGTTCGGGCTCGACCGCATAGGCCTTCATGTCAGGCCACTGCGCCTTGAGCGCTTCGGCGCAGCCGGTGAGGTGACCGCCGGTGCCAACGCCAGTGACGAGCGCGTCGAGCGGTGTATCGGCGAAGTCCGCGAGGATCTCGCGCGCGGTGGTGCGCGCGTGGATATCGGGGTTGGCGGGGTTGTCGAACTGCTGCGGCATCCATGCGCCCTCAGTCTCTTCGACCAGCTCGCGGGCACGCTCGATGGCGCCCTTCATGCCCTTCTCGCGCGGGGTCAGGTCGAAGCTCGCGCCGTAGGCGAGCATCAGGCGGCGGCGCTCGATCGACATCGATTCGGGCATGACGAGCACGAGCTTGTAGCCCTTGACCGCAGCGACCATGGCAAGCCCGATCCCGGTGTTGCCCGAGGTCGGCTCGATGATCGTTCCGCCCGGCTTGAGGCTGCCATCGGCCTCTGCCGCCTCGATCATGGCGAGCGCGATGCGATCCTTGATCGAGCCGCCCGGGTTGGTGCGCTCGGCCTTGATCCAGACCTCGTGGTCGGGAAACAGGCGGGCGAGCCTCACGTGCGGGGTGTTGCCGATGGTGGCGAGAATGCTGTCAGCCTTCATGGGTCAGGTTGCCTCTCTCGGATATGCAGGTTCGAACGTGCGGGCGCGGCGGATCTCGGGAAAGATCACGGCCCAGATTGCGGTAACGAATATGGCCCCGGCGCCGCCGAAAACAACTGCGCCCGTCGCGCCGAGCAGGGCCGCGGCAATGCCCGACTGCATCTCGCCCAGTTCGTTGGATGCCGAGATGGCAAGGCCCGAGATCGCCGAGACACGCCCGCGCTTGTCATCGGGCGTGCGCAACTGGACCAGCGATCCGCGCACGAACATCGAGACCATGTCGGCGGCACCCAGCAGTGCGAGGAACACCAGCGAGAGCGCGAAGTCGCGCGAAAGGCCGAAGGCCAGTGTCGCCGCGCCGTAGGCCGCGACCGACCAGAGCATCTTCGCGCCCACCTCTTTCGAGAGGGGCTTGAACGAGAGGATGACGCCCACGACGGCTGCACCTGCAGCTGTTGCGGCGCGCATCTCGCCAAGGCCCTCGGGGCCGACGTGGAGGATGTCGCGGGCAAAGACCGGAAGCAGAGCGGTGGCACCGCCGAGCAGGACCGCGAAAAGGTCGAGCGAGATGCACCCGAAGAGGAAACGCTCCTTCCAGATGAAGTGAAACCCGTCGATTATCTGGCGCACCGGATGTGCCTTGCGCGCGTCTGCGTGCAGGGGCGGCATGTTGCGGATCGAGAGGACCGCGATGCCCGCGACGATCTCGGCTGCGGCAGAGATGGTGTAGGGCGAGGGGCGATCCCAGGCGAAGAGGTAGCCCGCCACGGCCGGTCCGAAAATGACGCCGATCTGCATCGCCATCGAGTTGAGCGCGATGGCCTTGGGAATGAGCGCCGTGGGCACGATGTTCGGGGCGATCGCGCCCATCGCCGGGCGCACGAAGACGCGCACCGTGCCGTGAAGGACGCCGAAGGCGTAGAGCACAGGCAGGTTGCGCAGTTCTATCGCGGTAGTGACCGCAAGGCCGATCGCGACAAACGCGTCGAGGAAGGCCGCCGTACCAGCCAGCTTGCGCCGGTCCATGCGGTCGGCGAGCACACCTGCGACGGGCGTCAGCAGGAAGATCGGGACGAACTGCGCGAAGCCGAGCAGGCCGAGCTGGAACGAGGCTTCGCCGATGGTCATGCCGTAGTCGGCACGCGCCACGTCGTAGAGCTGGTAACCGATGATCACGACCATGCCGGTCGAGGCGAGCACCGCGCAGAAGCGGGCGAGCCAGAACCGGCGATAGTCCGCGATCTGGAGCGGCGATGTGGGGGGAGGGGCTGTCTTGGTCACGGAACGCTGCATGGCAGTGAGGCAAGAGATTGCCAAGCCATGCAGCGTTTTATCCTTAGTAGGTGATCTTTGCCGTGACGCGCACGTCACGTCCGGCGATGGGCATGAAGTCGCTGGTATAGGACGCCGAACGGCGACCCACGACGTCGAACAGGTTGTTCGCTGCCAGCATCAGCGTGACCGGACCTTCTTCGCCCATGGGATGCCAGTCGGCACTCAGGTTGACGAGAGTGAAGTCGTCGGTCGCATTCTCGTAAGTGCCGACACGGTTCTGCTCGGCATTCCATTCGACTTCTCCGCGAAGGTGCAGCGCGCCCAGCATCAGATCGGTGCCACCGCGAATACGCAGCGGCGGGATGCGCGGGGCGGGGCCGATGTCATCGAGGCTGGCATGGGTGTAGTCCGAGGTCGCATCGATGCTCCACTGGCCACCGTCCCACTGCATCGCCTGGAAGCTGGCCTGGGCCTCGAAGCCTTTGAACAGCGCGCTCGCCTCGGTGTACTGGTAGACAGGCTGCTCATCGACTTCGTCGCCGGTTGCGACCGAGGCGATGTAATTGCCGAAATCGGTGACGTAGCCGGTCAGCGAGACCTCGAAGCGGGGGCTCGAGTAGCGCACGAAGGCCTCGCCGCCATTGCTGCGCTCGATGCCCAAGGTACGGTCGCCCAGTTCGTAGGCCTGCGTCGCGACGTGGATGCCGTCGCTGAGCAGTTCCTCGGGCGAGGGCGCGCGCTCGCCGTGGATGAAGTTGGCGCCAAGCGTCAGGCCGGTGCCCGACTTCCAGCTCAGGCCCGCAGCGCCCGACCACAGGTCGTAGGAACGATCGAAGCTCATCGAGCGCGAGGAGACGCTCGAGGTTTCGTAGCGGCCCGAAGCGTCGGCGGTGAAGCCAGAGCCGAGCCCGAGCGACTGCAGCGTGAAGAGGCCGAAACGCTCGATCTGGTAGTCGGGGACGACCGCTTCAGGGCCGTTTACGTTCATCTTGCGCCAGAAGTACTGCGCGCCGCTGCGTCCGCGCCAGCCACCGCGGTCGTTCTGGACGAGATCGGCGCGGGTCTCGATCGCCTGGCTGTCGAAGATCGTGCCGGTTTCCTCGCCCTCGTATTCGGTATGGGTGTAGTCCGAATAGCCGCCACGCAGCTGCAGGCTCTTGAACAGGCCACCCAGAATGAGTTCGCCGCGAAGGTCGAAGCGGTTCTGGACAAGGTCGATCGTCACCGGCTCCTCGCCATGGTCGTGCCCGGCGTGATCGTCGTGGTCGTCATGATCATCATGGTCGTCGTCCGCGTGGCCGTGCGGGTCCTCGAAGGCGGGCCTTGCCGGGATACCGTAACGCGAATCGTAGCGCTGATAGGAAATGCCGAGGCTGCCGCCTGCGTCGATGAAGGCCAGGCCCGCGCCGACGGTATAGGTGCGCGCAGCCGTGTTGGGCGCGCGACCGCTGCGACCGGCCTCTTCGAACAGCTCGTTAGCCTCGTCGGTCTCGCCTTCTTCGGCGAGGTGTTCGGCAGCATGTTCCATCTCGCCGCGCAGCGCCGGTGAATAGAGATCGCCGCCGATGCGCAGGTCATCGCTTTTGCGCCAGGAGCCATCGACGTGCGCCACGAAGCGCTCGCCCAGCGGCACGTCGATCTTGCCTGCAAACATGCGCTCGTCTGCGGCTGTGCCGTAGCTGCCGATGCCGGTCGCGGTGATGCGCTGGGGGACCGAGCGCGGAATGCGCGTGTCGATGGCATTGACCGCGCCGCCGATGGCGTTGCCGCCGTAGAGAAGCACCGAGGGTCCATGGAATACGTCGATGTGATCGACGGTGAGGGCGTCGAAGACAACCGCATGGTCTACCGAGACGTTGGATGCGTCGAGCGAGCCGAGGCCATCGGTCATTACGCGGATGCGATCACCGCTGAAGCCGCGCAGGACGGGGCGCGAGGCACCCGGGGCAAAGCTCGTCGAGGCGACGCCCGGCAGGCCCTCGAGAATGTCGCCGATCTGGGCGCGGTTGGCCGCAACCAGGTTGTCGCCGCCGATGCTGGCGGTCGCGGCGAGCAGGCCGAAGTCCGTCGGCGGGTGACCGACCACCACAATGTCGTTGCCAGAGTCCTGCGGAGAGGGCCCGTGGGCCGGGGTTTCCTGCTTGTCGGCCGCCTGCCCCTGGGCATGGACCTGCGGTGCAAGGACGAGCATCGCGGCAAGAATGGAAAGGGATGTCGAGGTTCGCGAAACGGCGAATCGGGGGGAGGCTGTGTTCATGGCGACCGGCTAATTGTTATGATATAATATATCAACCGGAAAATGCTTAGACTTGGCCCTGCGTCGCATGCGGATCGGCTCCAGCTGGCAAGCGCCCACGGCAAAATCCCCCCGCGCCGCTGGCACGAAGGGCAAATTCGATGAGATACAAAGGGTTCGGTCGGCTTGTGTCGCCTGTTAGCGACGCGGGCGCAGGCGCGAATTGGGCTGGATGGTCTCGACCAGCTTGAGGAAGTCGTCGATGCGAATGATGCGCTCGAACTGGAATCCGGCGCGGCCCTCGTGCGCCCAGATCAGGTGGCTCTCGATCCGGCCGATCACCGGCAGGCGCATGACGAGCCGCTCGCCCCGGTCCATCTCGGTGTTCTCCTGGACCATGAAGCCCTGCGCGGAGATATTGACGATATGCAGGTGGACGTCGCCCAGCGCGCGATGTTCGGCTATCACCTTATAATCGACCGGATGGCGCGCCGCGCGCCGCTTGTCGGTTACAGTGAGCTGGGCTCCTGCGGACATTCTTGCTTGCCTTTTTGTTGTGGACCTCAGGCACGCAACAATGGGGCAAAATGGCAAACAAGCCGTTAATCAGAACGACCCGTGCGGTGTCCTATCTTGGCACGTGCACGGGTCGTCCGATGTTACATACCCTTGAGAAGACCGTGCTTTTTCTTCCCGAGGCTGAGCCTACGGGTTTCGCCGGGGGCAACCGCGATCAGATGGCCGGGATCGTCCATGGCGACGTCGTCGAGACGCACCGCGCCTTCGCCGATCTTGCGCTTGGCCTCGCCGTTCGAGGCGGTGAAGCCCAGCGCCGTGCAGGCCGCGCCCAGGCGGATGCCTTCGCCGGTAACCTCTATCGTGGGCAGGTCTTCGCCCAGTCCGCCGCCCGCGAAAGTCTCGCGCGCGGTTGCCTCGGCAGCGCGGGCGGCCTCCTCGCCGCGGCAGAGCCGGGTCGCCTCGTTGGCGAGGATGACCTTGGCATCGTTGATCGCGCTGCCCTCGAGCGCTTCGAGGCGCGCGATCTCGTCGAGCGGCAGGTCGGTGAACAGGCGCATGAACTTGCCTACGTCGCGGTCGTCGCAATTACGCCAGAACTGCCAGTAGGCGTAGGCCGGCAGGGCTTCCTCGTTGAGCCAGACCGCGCCCGATACCGACTTGCCCATCTTGGTGCCGTCAGCCTTGGTGATCAGCGGCGTGGTCAGGCCGAAGACCTCGGTCGAATCCATCCGGCGTGCCAGTTCGACGCCGTTGACGATGTTGCCCCACTGGTCCGAGCCGCCCATCTGCAGGCGTACGCCCATCTCCTGCGAGAGGTGACGGAAGTCGTAGCCCTGCAGGATCATGTAGTTGAACTCGAGGAAGGTCATCGGCTGCTCGCGCTCGAGGCGCAGCTTGACCGAATCAAAGCTGAGCATGCGGTTCACGGTGAAGTGCGTGCCCACGCGCTGCAGCATCTCGATGTAGCCGATTTTGCCCAGCCAGTCGTGGTTGTTGACCATGACCGCATCGGTCGGGCCGTCGCCGAAGGTGAGGAAGCGCTCGAAGGCGGTGCGGATCGAGGCGATGTTGGCCTCGATCTGCTCGTCCGAGAGCATCTTGCGCACTTCGTCCTTGCCGGTGGGGTCGCCGATGCGGGTGGTGCCCCCGCCCATCAGCACGACCGGCTTGTGCCCGGCCTGCTGGAGGCGGCGCAGCAGCATGATCGACACGAGGTTGCCGACATGGAGCGAGGAGGCGGTGGCATCGAAGCCTACATAGGCCGGCACGGTCTGCTTCTCGGCGAGGGCGTCGAGGCCCCCGGCATCGGTCACCTGGTGGATGTAGCCGCGTTCGTCGAGCAGGCGGAGCAGGGAAGATCTGTAGGTCATGGCCCAATCTGGAAATGGATGCGTCCCATGAGGCGGGGACGGTGCGCCGTTGCGGGCGCGTAGCACGGAGCTTGCGTGAAACAAAGCAAGGAGGCGCGCTTCACCGCATGGCTGGGGGTTGAGGCGTGGCGATGGTTGCCACGCCATGATGGCGGCGGCACGCTCGATGGCATGGAAGAGCTTACCCCACACCCTTCGCAGGCCCCCGAGACGATCCGCTCGGTCAAGGCCCGTATCATCGGCCGCGATGCCCAGTGGCTGCGCGTGCGCTGGAACATCCTCGGGGCGGGCAAGCTCGTCGTCCCGCCGTTTGCCGGGCGTGGCCGCGCCGACGGGCTGTGGCAGACGACCTGCTTCGAGATGTTCGTGATGCCCGGTGAGGGGCCTGGCTATAGCGAATTCAACCTCTCGCCTTCCGAGCGCTGGAACGCCTACGACTTCACCGCAAGGCGCGAGGGCATGAGCGAGCGCCCCATGCCGCGCGAGCCCGAATGCACCATGCGCAAGGGCACCGACATGGCGATCTTCGATGCCGCGATCCCGGCTGCCGGACTCCCCGAAGGCGACTGGCTCTGCGGTTTCACCGCAGTGCTCGAGGAAGAGGGCGGCACGCGCAGCTACTGGGCGTTCGCACATGGCGGCGATGCGCCCGACTTTCACGATCCCGCTTGCTTCACTCTCGCGGTTGCGGCACCGAAGCCGGCATGACTACCGGTATCCAATTCGGCATCGATCGCCTGCTGGCGGACCCTGACCTGCGCAAGCCTCTCGAGGGCAGGCGCGTCGCGCTCGTCGCGCATCCCGCCTCGGTCACTGCGGACCTGACCCATTCGCTCGACGCGCTGAACGCGGCCGGGGTCAACGTGACCTCCGCCTTCGGTCCGCAGCACGGGCTCAAGGGCGACAAGCAGGACAACATGGTCGAGACTGCCGACGAGACCGATCCGGTCCACGGCATCCCGGTGTTCAGCCTCTATGGCGAAGTGCGCAGGCCCTCGCAGGCGATGATGGATACCGCCGACGTGTTCCTGTTCGACCTGCAGGACCTTGGTTGCCGGATCTACACCTTCGTCACCACGCTGCTCTACATGCTCGAGGCGGCCGCCGCTTCGGGCAAGAGCGTGTGGGTGCTCGACCGCCCCAATCCCGCTGGACGCCCGATCGAGGGCACCAGCCTCCTGCCCGGGCATGAGAGCTTCGTTGGCGCGGGGCCGATGCCGATGCGCCACGGGCTGACGCTTGGCGAGATGGGCCACTGGTTCGTGCGCCACTTCGACCTCGACGTAGACTACCGCGTGATCGCGATGGAAGGCTGGGACCCCGAGACCGGCCCCGGCTTCGGCTGGCCCGAGGATCGCATCTGGAT is a window of Novosphingobium aureum DNA encoding:
- a CDS encoding ComF family protein, which gives rise to MRARQVLDPVIDLVFPPRCPVCGDAIAAQTGICAACWMDMVMPGEPACASCSRPLSEVAFGQGMQCGSCLAKPPRHDGIAAATLYTEPSRKLVLSLKHGRRIALAPVMARLIAAGLDRVGPDWIVVPVPLHRWRLWQRGFNQAAEIGRALARLRGAQLMVAGLERRKATPSLGGLGKKARKRALVGAISVPDRMKPRIKGARVVLVDDVLTSGATSNACVSALKRAGASEVVIACFARVID
- the hisI gene encoding phosphoribosyl-AMP cyclohydrolase → MTEVSKAERELGSAFLPRFDAAGLVIAIAVDAATKDILMVAFMDREALDKTLETGLAHFHSRSRGKLWLKGETSGHFLRVQEMRVDCDQDALQLTVIPEGPACHTGARSCFYRRLDGDTLVRIEE
- a CDS encoding dienelactone hydrolase family protein is translated as MSALEPLGYSNAGGDSKAQLTGWLVRPVGAARAAIVLYPTIVNVNAAMERRAKMLADLGYIVLIADFYGESVRDFTAAQALAATLRENTAHYRGRIGAAIEALRALPECAGLPLGAIGYCMGGQAALEAARDGQPLRAAVSFHGLLSTGARAEPGKVAARLLVCHGDADPMVPRAQVMAFWEEMDAAGADWHFHAYSGVRHGFTDPASDERDLTAVTYDASADRQSWNAMTAFLEEALFSRT
- the cysK gene encoding cysteine synthase A — protein: MKADSILATIGNTPHVRLARLFPDHEVWIKAERTNPGGSIKDRIALAMIEAAEADGSLKPGGTIIEPTSGNTGIGLAMVAAVKGYKLVLVMPESMSIERRRLMLAYGASFDLTPREKGMKGAIERARELVEETEGAWMPQQFDNPANPDIHARTTAREILADFADTPLDALVTGVGTGGHLTGCAEALKAQWPDMKAYAVEPELSPVISGGQPGPHPIQGIGAGFIPSNLHTKSIDGAIKVDAAAAKEMARLSATKEGMLVGISSGATLAAIAEKLKDMPAGSRVLGFNYDTGERYLSVPDFLPE
- a CDS encoding MFS transporter, which encodes MQRSVTKTAPPPTSPLQIADYRRFWLARFCAVLASTGMVVIIGYQLYDVARADYGMTIGEASFQLGLLGFAQFVPIFLLTPVAGVLADRMDRRKLAGTAAFLDAFVAIGLAVTTAIELRNLPVLYAFGVLHGTVRVFVRPAMGAIAPNIVPTALIPKAIALNSMAMQIGVIFGPAVAGYLFAWDRPSPYTISAAAEIVAGIAVLSIRNMPPLHADARKAHPVRQIIDGFHFIWKERFLFGCISLDLFAVLLGGATALLPVFARDILHVGPEGLGEMRAATAAGAAVVGVILSFKPLSKEVGAKMLWSVAAYGAATLAFGLSRDFALSLVFLALLGAADMVSMFVRGSLVQLRTPDDKRGRVSAISGLAISASNELGEMQSGIAAALLGATGAVVFGGAGAIFVTAIWAVIFPEIRRARTFEPAYPREAT
- a CDS encoding TonB-dependent receptor; this encodes MNTASPRFAVSRTSTSLSILAAMLVLAPQVHAQGQAADKQETPAHGPSPQDSGNDIVVVGHPPTDFGLLAATASIGGDNLVAANRAQIGDILEGLPGVASTSFAPGASRPVLRGFSGDRIRVMTDGLGSLDASNVSVDHAVVFDALTVDHIDVFHGPSVLLYGGNAIGGAVNAIDTRIPRSVPQRITATGIGSYGTAADERMFAGKIDVPLGERFVAHVDGSWRKSDDLRIGGDLYSPALRGEMEHAAEHLAEEGETDEANELFEEAGRSGRAPNTAARTYTVGAGLAFIDAGGSLGISYQRYDSRYGIPARPAFEDPHGHADDDHDDHDDHDDHAGHDHGEEPVTIDLVQNRFDLRGELILGGLFKSLQLRGGYSDYTHTEYEGEETGTIFDSQAIETRADLVQNDRGGWRGRSGAQYFWRKMNVNGPEAVVPDYQIERFGLFTLQSLGLGSGFTADASGRYETSSVSSRSMSFDRSYDLWSGAAGLSWKSGTGLTLGANFIHGERAPSPEELLSDGIHVATQAYELGDRTLGIERSNGGEAFVRYSSPRFEVSLTGYVTDFGNYIASVATGDEVDEQPVYQYTEASALFKGFEAQASFQAMQWDGGQWSIDATSDYTHASLDDIGPAPRIPPLRIRGGTDLMLGALHLRGEVEWNAEQNRVGTYENATDDFTLVNLSADWHPMGEEGPVTLMLAANNLFDVVGRRSASYTSDFMPIAGRDVRVTAKITY
- a CDS encoding PilZ domain-containing protein produces the protein MSAGAQLTVTDKRRAARHPVDYKVIAEHRALGDVHLHIVNISAQGFMVQENTEMDRGERLVMRLPVIGRIESHLIWAHEGRAGFQFERIIRIDDFLKLVETIQPNSRLRPRR
- the tyrS gene encoding tyrosine--tRNA ligase — protein: MTYRSSLLRLLDERGYIHQVTDAGGLDALAEKQTVPAYVGFDATASSLHVGNLVSIMLLRRLQQAGHKPVVLMGGGTTRIGDPTGKDEVRKMLSDEQIEANIASIRTAFERFLTFGDGPTDAVMVNNHDWLGKIGYIEMLQRVGTHFTVNRMLSFDSVKLRLEREQPMTFLEFNYMILQGYDFRHLSQEMGVRLQMGGSDQWGNIVNGVELARRMDSTEVFGLTTPLITKADGTKMGKSVSGAVWLNEEALPAYAYWQFWRNCDDRDVGKFMRLFTDLPLDEIARLEALEGSAINDAKVILANEATRLCRGEEAARAAEATARETFAGGGLGEDLPTIEVTGEGIRLGAACTALGFTASNGEAKRKIGEGAVRLDDVAMDDPGHLIAVAPGETRRLSLGKKKHGLLKGM
- a CDS encoding DOMON-like domain-containing protein, with the protein product MKQSKEARFTAWLGVEAWRWLPRHDGGGTLDGMEELTPHPSQAPETIRSVKARIIGRDAQWLRVRWNILGAGKLVVPPFAGRGRADGLWQTTCFEMFVMPGEGPGYSEFNLSPSERWNAYDFTARREGMSERPMPREPECTMRKGTDMAIFDAAIPAAGLPEGDWLCGFTAVLEEEGGTRSYWAFAHGGDAPDFHDPACFTLAVAAPKPA
- a CDS encoding exo-beta-N-acetylmuramidase NamZ family protein, whose protein sequence is MQFGIDRLLADPDLRKPLEGRRVALVAHPASVTADLTHSLDALNAAGVNVTSAFGPQHGLKGDKQDNMVETADETDPVHGIPVFSLYGEVRRPSQAMMDTADVFLFDLQDLGCRIYTFVTTLLYMLEAAAASGKSVWVLDRPNPAGRPIEGTSLLPGHESFVGAGPMPMRHGLTLGEMGHWFVRHFDLDVDYRVIAMEGWDPETGPGFGWPEDRIWINPSPNAANLNMARAYAGTVMIEGATVSEGRGTTRPLEVLFGAPDIDAEAVLTRMREIAPAWMEGAALRPCFFEPTFHKHAGTLCSALMVHAEGGFYDHASFRPWRLQALAFKAIRDLAPDYPLWRDFPYEYEFERLAIDVINGGPALREWVDNPAATPADLDALAGADEAAWRATTADLLLYPRAD